Within the Candidatus Latescibacterota bacterium genome, the region TTCGGCAAAGATCTTGATCGTATCGATATATCCGATCTTTACTTCATCCGCTCTCAGTGCGGTCAAGGGCACCATCGTAAAAAGATATGTCGCCAGCAATATAACAGATATCTTCCTTTTCATCTCCTGCCTCCTTTTAAAGTTTTCCGACTGATCTATAATTACTTTAATTACCTCAACAAAACCGGAATCTAGAAGAAAGTGCCGAAGGTGAAGTGAGGCTCCCATCCAGCGCCACCTTCCTTGTCGAATCCGTAACCATAATCAAATCCGAGATTTCCCATACCGGGCATTTCGAGTCGCACACCTAATCCCAGGCCTCTCTTCAGACTGAACATGTTCGCGTCTCGAAACGAATTCCACGTATTCCCCGCATCGAAGAAAAACATTCCATATATCTGCTGATTGAAAGGAAACACGACCTCCTGCGTATACTTTGTCATAAATCGTCCGCCGACGTAGGGATCGTTTCCTTCCGGTACCACTTCATAGAAATCGTATCCTCGGAGAGGGTACCGTCTGTTGCCACCAAGTCTGAACTTTTCGTAATCCTCGATCTTCTCCCCACCATAACCTTCTATCAGGCCGATGTCGACATCGAGATGGAAAGTAAATTTCCAGAAAAGGTTCCTGAACCAGGACATTCCGGCGTTGTACCTCACAAACTTCACGTTCCCACCAAACGGGCCGCCGGCGAGTTCGACACTGAGATTCGTCTTGGATCCTGTGCTGGGATGGAACGGGCTGTCTGTCGAATTTCTCGACACACTCAAGGTCACAGTACTCTTGATGAGAGGCCATCCGACTTTTCTCAAGCTACCTCCCGCAGGATATGCCGGATCAAAATCGGTCAATTCGATATTCTCGAGCCTGTACATCGCGAAGACCCTCGCGTAATCCAGCCAGGGCATCCGATGTCCCGCCTGAACGGAGAATCCTTTTCTTCTGTCAGTGTAGTACTGCTGACTTATCCTGTCCTGGATCCAGTTGAAGACACTTACCGTCAGGTTGACATCGGTATTGAACAGGTGGGGCTCCATATACCTGATATTCATATTTTTTCGCCACCTGCCGAATTCCCAGTCGAGCGAGACAGTCTTTCCCCGTCCAAGGAAATTCGTTTCCTGCACACCGAGAAATCCGCTGAGCTTGTTGAGCTGGGAGAATCCGAACCCACCCTTGAAATTCCCGGTCTGCTTCTCCTCAACATCTATCAGAAGATTGATTTCGCCATCTTCGTT harbors:
- the bamA gene encoding outer membrane protein assembly factor BamA produces the protein GERYYVGDLKWSGNKVVEDEDIRSLIALKKGDPYSLENVDFTQMAINSLYWEKGYIWSRVRPRQNIRRRKIDLSLDIIENNPASIKEIKIGGNTKTFETVIRRELDVYPGDRFILGDVQRSIREIFQLGYFAGPPMIDTEPVNEDGEINLLIDVEEKQTGNFKGGFGFSQLNKLSGFLGVQETNFLGRGKTVSLDWEFGRWRKNMNIRYMEPHLFNTDVNLTVSVFNWIQDRISQQYYTDRRKGFSVQAGHRMPWLDYARVFAMYRLENIELTDFDPAYPAGGSLRKVGWPLIKSTVTLSVSRNSTDSPFHPSTGSKTNLSVELAGGPFGGNVKFVRYNAGMSWFRNLFWKFTFHLDVDIGLIEGYGGEKIEDYEKFRLGGNRRYPLRGYDFYEVVPEGNDPYVGGRFMTKYTQEVVFPFNQQIYGMFFFDAGNTWNSFRDANMFSLKRGLGLGVRLEMPGMGNLGFDYGYGFDKEGGAGWEPHFTFGTFF